Part of the uncultured Desulfobacter sp. genome, CCTGCTCCAAAGAGAGGTCGGAAAAGTCTTCAAAGGCTTGGGCAACGGTCATCCGCTGGAAGGGGTCGGCAAGGTCCAGGGATGAGCCCTGGTAGACCAGACGGTCCGGCGTACCCAGACCCTGGGCAATATGGCGAAAAAGCCCCTGGCACTGATCCATGAGGTCTTCATAGGTCTGGTGGACGGCATACCACTCAAGCAGCGTCAGTTCAGGCAAATGTCGCCGGCCGCGCTCTCCCTGGCGAAAGCACTTGCAGATCTGAAAAATTTTGTCTGCCCCCCGGGCCAAAAGCCGTTTCATACACTGCTCCGGGGAGGCTTGCAGATATGATTCCCGGGAAGTAACCGGCTCAATATGGGCTTCGGGAATGATCGACGGGCACCGAACCGGGGTCTCCACCTCAAGGTACCCCATGGAACTGAAAAAATCCCTTGTCAATGCCATGACAAGGGATCTTTTTTTTAAATTTTT contains:
- the epmA gene encoding EF-P lysine aminoacylase EpmA, which produces MNSSQLLKNLKKRSLVMALTRDFFSSMGYLEVETPVRCPSIIPEAHIEPVTSRESYLQASPEQCMKRLLARGADKIFQICKCFRQGERGRRHLPELTLLEWYAVHQTYEDLMDQCQGLFRHIAQGLGTPDRLVYQGSSLDLADPFQRMTVAQAFEDFSDLSLEQAMDTGQFDEIISFDIEPYLGTSRPCFLYDYPLSMASLAAVHTEKPDTAQRFEMYAAGIELANGFTELTDHKLQRKRFEAENELRIRQGKATLPMPEKFLSDLVLMPPAAGIALGMDRLVMLFCDAPDIDQVVAFPPELL